Part of the Phragmites australis chromosome 23, lpPhrAust1.1, whole genome shotgun sequence genome is shown below.
TACCACACGAGTGCTTTTGATTTCTAATTGAAGATGCCTTTAATTTTCACGACATGACAGCTCCTCCGTTTTCAGCTTAGCTTGCTTACATCAGACACCAACCTATGTATTTCATTCATACTAACATTAATATCTGACGACAAACATATGCTTATGATTTTTGCAGAAAAGCACCATTAAAACTAGGGATTTGCATGCCCTCAAGGGTGGAGAACGTAGTGAGGAATCCTGATAGTGAATCTTTGCTCATTGGTGAACCCACAGGCGAATTCCAGGATGTCATCTTGTTCTTTGGAATCATTGACATCCTACAAGACTATGATATTAGTAAGAAGCTCGAGCACGCTTACAAATCCATGCAGTACGATCCCAACTCCATATCGGCTGTTGATCCGAAGCAATACTGCAAGCGATTCAGAGATTTCATTTATAAGGCTTTCACTGAAGATGTACAGTAACTACTGAATTGACAAAAAGGAGGCGCATTTAACTGAAGAGATTAACAATTGTTTGGTGGATGTTCTTTACCCACCCTCCAGTCTTTTTTTGTAGATAACATCATTGATTCTTTCTGTTGTAGATGGAAACACATCAATAGCGCGGTGATTTTCTCTTCTCTTGTAGATTCTGTACATTTTCcaaatattttcttctgtcATTGGAGGTAGTGTAACTGTAATCATGTCATGAAAAGGATGTAGACTAGAGATTAATGTTTATGTAAACAGttgcttcaattttttattttactttgttCTAAAGAGTTGAGCTGTGGTTAACTTGTGTTAGTTCTTTCTCTTCACAATGcttagtttatatatttatttatccTTTTACCTGTATTGATTTCCAAACATGGTACGTAAGCCTTTCTCCCAAAACAATTTAATTACGTTGGTACAGAAAAGATCATAAGCAGAATTTGAAAGCCCTTCAAATGTTCAGAAGTAGGATGTACAAGAGAACTAATCCCGCCCTCGGTTGAGCTTGGCGCCGGTTGAGCTCCGCTTACTCGCGTAACGAGGATTAAGACCAAGTGCCTGGAAACGCCATGAAGCAAGCAAGTCACATTGCAGTGGAAGAATAGCTAGGTAGCTCGCTAGAATTTGAGCAAATGAGTCAACGTATTTCctttcatcatatttcataaatTAAACGCTATAGTACTGGAGCTTTACAAGGATGGTCTCACAACACAACCAGCCGATCCTCAATTGATGCCAGATCTGGCTCGGGCAGCCGCTTCTTGCTCGTCCAAGAGGCGCTGCTCGTCGGCAGTGGGCAGCGGGGGCTATTTGTACCAGCCGCGGCTGCACCACGAGTTGCTTGTCGATGAAATCAGTCAGAGGTTACAAGGGTGATCAGCGGCCAAACAGAACAGGCAAGAACATACAAACACCAAACAGTGCACCAGAATACTTTAGTTCAACAAGATACTGCATACGTTCATCATTACTACATAACAAGCCTAGCACGTTAGACAGTAAGTAGTTCAACATAACAAGCCCAGCACGACAAACAGTAGTTACACACACTATTACTTAGCTAGTGTCCAACAGAGTCCGCATAACTTAATGGTAACCGCAGCATTACTGCACCAGATGTGGTTAACAACGAGCCAATCCAAAATCTCAGTCAGGGGTCCATTATCGACCAAGCAACCTTGAAGCGCAGCTTAGTGACACCAACAGTAAGTTCATCTTCATCTCTACTGTTGACCCTTGGAGTAAATTGAATGGTACATTCAGATTTACCATCACCAGTCCGGGCAACAATTGTCAGCATATCCTTCACATAAACAGATACAACGGGTCGCATAAGTTGGATAACTTCATTACGATCACCAGTCATGGCACCAACCACTTCGCTATCATAAAGCACAAGGCTGTTCTGGATGCTGGTGGTGTGGGCAGTGATTTTTCCATAAAAATCTCCTTGTAGAACTTCAATTGCAATAGTTGCCTCCACTGCACATTTCACAACTGCATACATCACATCCACAGTACTGAGCCTGGTAGCAAGAGATTTGCTTTCAACCTCGCATTTCTTCAATGATCGACCTGCTATGCCCCTGATCGTTAAGATTCCTTTACTAAGTTCTCTGTCCTGCCCTTGATGATCCTTGATCTTCAGATCAGTCTCAACATAATTGTCAGTTAATAACGCAAGACCTCGTTTTGGGCCAGTCAAGATCAATGATTCATCCTACGAAAAGGTTTACATGATAGGTTAGTGGCATATTTCTCCAAATATATAGTGCTGCCATTGAAGTAGACAAAAATTCCACCTCACAGTACATGGAAGCTGTTACTATAGATAATGAAACTGTTAATGGTTCAGCACTCGATCAGAAGCTAGATATGGATCATCTAGTTGTACCAGTACTACCATGCACACATGGAGTGCCCACTGTGTCTACAAACAAGCACTAAAAAACAAACGCATAACATGTATATGCTTAATTCTGAGCATCTGCATTTTAGTAACATTTCGATACGGTCATCTGATATTCTGATGATTCATCAGTAGCGTGTAAAATTTCAACTTTTAGCACCATATGGATTCAAAACGAGAAACAGGAATGCATATCATATCAACAAGggaattgcatatgcttattgaCAAGCACTGGCAGTTACATTGTCCACCATTAGAAATCGATTGCAGGTCAGTATATAGATTTTAGCTTTTCTCTATACAAAAGAAAGGAGTGCAATCTGAGGTTAACACACGCATAATGCATACTAGAAAGGAGCTCTTTGTTTGGGAAAAGAAAGAGGAAGTTGTACCTCAAAGTTGATGAGTTGGCAATGGTCTCTATCGCGGCGGAAGAGATAAAGACACTTTTCGTCAATGCTGTCTCTGGCAATGACAGTGCCATACACATGGATTGGGAAGCCAACGTCCGAGGAGGCTATCTTGACGGAAAAGATGTTTACTGCCTCACAAAGCTCGTAATCTCCCTTATTTTTGTAGACTGCATCAGTAAATGCCATCGGACCAAGGGGCGCTGTGGTgcggaaaaacaaaaaaacaaaggaaataAGGTAGGTTCTCTACAGATTAGATTCATGCTTGCAATGGAAGATGGTACACATGCAGAGGGAGGTTATTCCCTTAGAGTTACAAGACTAAAACTAGAACCGAAATTACATCCAACTAATCCAATccccaaaaataaaaataataattgaagGGGCAAACGAGATAAAGTATCAGTTTTTTtccccaaaaagaaaaagaaaaggataattTTCGGTATCTAGAATCAATAAATCAACATATATAGTTGTGTTAATTAATTTATCATGGATTGGATgggtggaagaagaagatgcagtTGACTAGTAGTAGAATGCAGAATCGAACTGAGAAGGGCGACTTGCACTCCTCGTCGTGGTCGAACGTTGTGAGGTCGACGAAGTATAATCGGTTGTAGTAGACGCCCCGCTGCTTGGGATCAAAGTCGAGGATGCGAGCCTCCGCTTCCCGCCACCGATCGAGGGGGTTGCCCTCCATCTGAAGACGGCGCGCCTCCTGAAGCTTTTCAGGCCTCCGcctctccgcctccgccgctcgcTCGGCCTCGCTAATGCCTGAGAAATCCTCATCCTTCATCATAGAACGGAGCCGGATATAGTCCCGGATCAAGCCCAAGCGCTCCTCCTTCGCCTTCGCCTGCGCCTCCGCCTCTGCCGCTCGCTCGGTCTCGCTCATGCCTGAGAAATCCTCATCCTTTACCACGGAGCGGAGCCGGATATGCTCCCGGATCAAGcccaagtgctccctcatggcCTTCGCCTTCTCcttcgcctccgcctccgcctccgccatAAAGAATAGGCCGCCGCCGACCAAGGGAAGCTTGGGGAAAGGAGAAGATGGGGGGACTCGAGCCCAGCCCATGATTTATAGCCAAATTCTTGTCGAGTTACCAATCTCCTTGCTTGAAACCCCTGCACATATGCTTGTGATCCCATTGCACACCATTGGAAATTAATTACTAGAAGACACGCGCTAGCATGAGTAGCTGATGGAGATGACCAGCGCTATTGTTGTTGCTACAGGATGCAATATTAGGTTAAAGACCCTGAGTTTATTAAACTCTAGCGCTTGTGCTCCCCAAAGCGATAGTTTCATTGTGTTGCCACCGCACAAATAACAGAGAATTTAGTGCTTGAGCATAAAGTATACGTAGAAGAGGGCTGAACGAATTGTAAGAAACCTCAAATTGCACATGAGTAATTGAGCATATTATTTAATGAGTGATTGGTTTGTAATTATgagattattttttaataaaggtTATTATGCATCATATCACTAGTGAGCTCGTTCATGGCGTCGCTGCTCATCGGTGGGTACGCCTTCATCGACGAGATCGACAGCGCCGGGATGAACCTCATGGATAGCGGCAAGACAGACTCCGAGGTACGTGCCTCTTCTTGTACTTATTTGCAACAGGATTTCGTGAGCAGTTTTTCACAAGCGCCCCcttctctcccttatctctctTGATGTGGCGGAGGGCGTCACCGGAGATGCGTTCGAGGGGGTCAGACCCGATCTGGAGGCTCTTGAGGGTGCTTGTTCTTGTGTTGAAATGTTCTGAAATGTTTAAAATAACATAAAATTAATTTGTTCTTgtgttgtgttcttgagttgatttgtttgtatggatgagatgagaaGATTTGAGCccgagatgagtcgatttgatttgtgtgatgtgtttgtatggatgggatgagtcgatttgagcaTACGGCGGCAGGAGCGGCAGCCGAGCCGACTCTTTCGAGCATgctcctttattttatttttttggcttagTAACCTTTTTCAGTGTCGATttcagacccgtcactaatagtcaCTAATTATTAGTGCCGAATaaaagagtgccggttgaaaaactaGCATCGAAGTCGTTTTTCAACCGACATTCTTACATCTTTTTGCAGTAGTGCTAAACAGTACATAGAATAAACGATGTGAGGTGCATAACACAAAAGATGGAAATAAAAGCTTAGCGCATTAGtgtaaaacacatttaaaacttATCTTATTTCAAACAT
Proteins encoded:
- the LOC133905748 gene encoding uncharacterized protein LOC133905748; translated protein: MRISQALARPSERRRRRGGGLKSFRRRAVFRWRATPSIGGGKRRLASSTLIPSSGASTTTDYTSSTSQPPLGPMAFTDAVYKNKGDYELCEAVNIFSVKIASSDVGFPIHVYGTVIARDSIDEKCLYLFRRDRDHCQLINFEDESLILTGPKRGLALLTDNYVETDLKIKDHQGQDRELSKGILTIRGIAGRSLKKCEVESKSLATRLSTVDVMYAVVKCAVEATIAIEVLQGDFYGKITAHTTSIQNSLVLYDSEVVGAMTGDRNEVIQLMRPVVSVYVKDMLTIVARTGDGKSECTIQFTPRVNSRDEDELTVGVTKLRFKVAWSIMDP